In 'Nostoc azollae' 0708, the following are encoded in one genomic region:
- a CDS encoding IS630 family transposase, producing the protein MDNAIISGAFSEGWYHRLNFRRNNTPNSKKNEINPWLKEQWCIPEVNPEYVFRIEDVLDLYNEPYDPKKPTLCLDECPYQLVEEVRLPLPPEPHQPKGYDCEYKHNGVVNLFGFFEPIAGWRHIEVTQRRTKADFPKQLKDLVDVYYPQADVIPLLVDNLNIHTPSVSYEVFSPQEGRRIIQKLEFHYTPKHAFWLNQVEIELSVVSRQCLERRIPNVEILSSETATWESQRNQQKPSVYWGFKTKDARKKIQRLYPST; encoded by the coding sequence TTGGACAATGCAATTATTAGCGGAGCATTTAGTGAAGGTTGGTATCATAGATTGAATTTCAGACGAAACAATACGCCAAACTCTAAAAAAAATGAAATTAACCCGTGGTTAAAAGAACAGTGGTGTATTCCCGAAGTTAACCCAGAGTATGTGTTCAGAATAGAAGATGTTTTGGATTTGTATAATGAGCCATATGATCCGAAAAAACCTACACTCTGCCTAGATGAATGCCCATATCAATTAGTAGAAGAAGTAAGACTTCCTTTGCCACCAGAACCACATCAGCCTAAAGGTTATGATTGTGAGTATAAACACAATGGTGTTGTAAATTTATTTGGCTTTTTTGAACCAATAGCCGGGTGGAGGCATATTGAAGTTACACAACGTCGGACAAAAGCTGATTTTCCTAAACAATTAAAAGATTTAGTAGATGTTTATTACCCCCAAGCTGATGTGATACCTTTACTTGTTGATAACCTAAACATTCATACTCCAAGTGTTTCATATGAAGTTTTCTCTCCACAAGAAGGACGCCGCATTATTCAGAAATTAGAGTTTCACTATACTCCTAAACACGCTTTTTGGTTGAATCAAGTAGAAATTGAATTATCAGTTGTATCTCGCCAATGCTTAGAACGACGTATTCCTAATGTAGAAATATTATCCTCTGAAACTGCTACTTGGGAGTCACAGCGTAATCAACAAAAACCCAGTGTTTATTGGGGTTTTAAAACCAAGGATGCACGTAAAAAAATACAGCGTTTATATCCGAGCACTTAA
- a CDS encoding helix-turn-helix domain-containing protein encodes MERTREKFVIGGLEFALKDGENPPKPKKLDEKQEAFLIATACYNPPGGRVRWTMQLLAEHLVKVGIID; translated from the coding sequence GTGGAAAGGACAAGAGAAAAGTTTGTAATTGGTGGATTAGAGTTTGCTTTAAAGGATGGGGAAAATCCACCAAAACCCAAAAAATTAGATGAAAAACAAGAAGCATTTTTGATTGCGACTGCTTGTTATAATCCGCCAGGAGGAAGAGTGCGTTGGACAATGCAATTATTAGCGGAGCATTTAGTGAAGGTTGGTATCATAGATTGA
- a CDS encoding acyl-CoA dehydrogenase family protein produces MARTDGQKQTLARFMKDTNGTMCLAYSEKVHASKFLSVDMQTTKIPGGYLLNGEKWPINRATNSIIAFVLGKTEPHGGPRSLSLFMVEKSKINPDNYTTHIQNPHPWDSGFGYEWYPL; encoded by the coding sequence ATGGCACGAACAGACGGGCAGAAACAAACCCTAGCCAGATTTATGAAGGATACCAATGGCACTATGTGTTTAGCTTATTCAGAAAAAGTACATGCTAGTAAATTTTTAAGCGTGGATATGCAAACCACAAAAATTCCTGGTGGTTATCTCCTAAACGGCGAAAAATGGCCAATTAACCGTGCTACCAATTCTATAATCGCTTTCGTACTAGGTAAAACAGAGCCACATGGGGGACCCCGTAGCCTCTCCCTATTCATGGTCGAAAAGAGTAAAATCAACCCAGATAATTATACCACTCATATCCAAAATCCTCACCCATGGGATTCTGGCTTTGGATATGAGTGGTATCCGCTTTGA
- a CDS encoding AMP-binding protein — protein MIANPETLTRCQPDEVRKIWVSDPSVAGGYWNRPEESESTFCPYTADTKEGPFLRTGDLGFMRGGELFITGWIKYLIIIRGTNHYPQYLEWIVQQVRPCLRPDYGGAFSIDADGVERLMIVQEVKRNPEEFTADEVMTVIRQAIGEIHEPQVFAVVLANPGNIHKTYSGKIQRRACLQNHLPPRRVGSVSRLE, from the coding sequence GTGATCGCCAACCCCGAAACTTTAACTCGTTGTCAACCTGATGAGGTGCGTAAGATTTGGGTATCTGATCCTAGTGTGGCTGGTGGTTATTGGAATCGTCCAGAAGAAAGTGAGAGTACCTTCTGTCCCTACACTGCTGATACTAAAGAAGGCCCATTCCTGCGGACAGGCGATTTAGGTTTTATGAGGGGTGGTGAGTTATTTATCACAGGATGGATTAAATATTTGATCATTATCAGGGGTACAAATCACTATCCTCAATATTTAGAGTGGATAGTGCAGCAAGTTCGTCCTTGTTTGCGTCCTGACTATGGTGGAGCCTTCTCCATAGATGCGGATGGTGTGGAAAGACTGATGATAGTGCAGGAAGTAAAACGCAATCCTGAAGAGTTTACAGCGGATGAAGTAATGACTGTTATTCGCCAAGCGATCGGAGAAATTCATGAACCTCAAGTTTTCGCTGTTGTTTTAGCTAACCCAGGTAATATCCACAAAACTTACAGCGGTAAAATTCAACGTCGCGCTTGCTTGCAAAACCACCTTCCTCCCAGGAGAGTTGGAAGTGTTAGCAGACTGGAGTGA
- a CDS encoding DEAD/DEAH box helicase — protein sequence MNLTFQELGISQERVEILEKLSFTTPTNIQTQAIPQLLAGRDVVGQSQTGTGKTAAFSLPMLEKLDVSKKAVQAVVLTPTRELAMQVHDAISQFMGNDGLRVLAIYGGQSIDRQMMQLKRGVHVVVGTPGRVIDLLERGSLKLDQVKWFVLDEADEMLSMGFIDDVIRILSQAPTERQTALFSATMPPSIRQLVNKFLNSPVTVTVEQPKAAPNKINQVAYLIPRHWTKAKALQPILEMEDPETALIFVRTRRTAAELTNQLQAAGHSVDEYHGDLSQQARERLLTRFRNRQVRWVVATDIAARGLDVDLLSHVINFDLPDSVETYVHRIGRTGRAGKEGTAISLVQPFERRKQQAFERHNRQNWQVLTIPTRAQIEARHIKKLQEQVAEALTGERLASFLPIISELIEKYDAQAIAAAALQIAYDQTRPDWLQSGVDIPQEEPSPKPKLNKHRDSGEYPRSGGGERERSRSSWSKSDNGGDEGRGTPKPRLRTTTQRESSVTPSQKLGSHRE from the coding sequence ATGAATCTTACCTTTCAAGAACTAGGCATTTCCCAAGAGCGTGTTGAAATTCTAGAAAAACTTAGCTTTACCACACCTACAAATATTCAGACTCAAGCTATTCCGCAACTATTAGCGGGTCGTGATGTAGTTGGGCAATCGCAAACAGGAACAGGTAAAACAGCAGCCTTTTCACTGCCGATGTTAGAAAAGCTGGATGTCAGCAAAAAAGCTGTACAAGCTGTTGTACTAACACCTACTCGTGAATTGGCAATGCAAGTTCATGATGCTATTTCCCAATTCATGGGGAATGATGGATTACGAGTATTAGCAATCTACGGTGGTCAGTCAATCGACCGTCAAATGATGCAGCTAAAACGCGGTGTTCATGTAGTTGTGGGTACACCAGGACGGGTGATAGATTTGCTAGAGCGTGGTAGCTTAAAGCTGGATCAAGTGAAATGGTTTGTCCTTGATGAAGCTGATGAAATGTTGAGCATGGGCTTTATTGATGATGTAATCAGAATTCTGTCCCAAGCTCCCACAGAGCGCCAAACGGCTTTATTTTCGGCAACTATGCCCCCATCCATTCGCCAATTGGTGAATAAGTTTTTAAACTCTCCGGTGACCGTAACCGTTGAGCAACCAAAAGCTGCACCCAATAAAATCAATCAGGTAGCTTACTTGATTCCTCGCCATTGGACAAAGGCTAAAGCTTTACAGCCAATTCTGGAAATGGAAGATCCAGAAACAGCTTTAATCTTTGTTCGCACCAGACGGACAGCCGCAGAACTAACCAATCAATTGCAAGCTGCTGGCCATAGTGTGGATGAATATCATGGTGATTTGTCTCAGCAAGCACGGGAAAGATTATTAACCCGTTTCCGCAATCGTCAAGTCCGCTGGGTGGTAGCTACTGATATTGCTGCACGGGGTTTAGATGTGGATCTACTTTCCCACGTGATTAACTTTGACTTACCCGATAGCGTGGAAACCTACGTTCACCGGATTGGTCGGACTGGTCGTGCTGGTAAAGAAGGAACTGCGATTTCTTTGGTACAACCATTTGAACGCCGCAAACAACAGGCATTTGAACGCCATAACCGCCAAAATTGGCAGGTGTTAACAATTCCTACCAGGGCGCAAATTGAAGCTAGACACATCAAAAAATTGCAAGAACAGGTAGCAGAAGCTTTAACTGGTGAACGTTTGGCTTCATTTTTACCAATCATCAGTGAGTTGATTGAAAAATATGATGCTCAGGCGATCGCAGCTGCGGCTTTGCAAATCGCCTATGATCAAACCCGTCCCGACTGGTTGCAATCTGGTGTAGATATTCCCCAAGAAGAACCATCTCCCAAACCCAAACTCAACAAGCATCGTGATAGTGGCGAATACCCACGCAGCGGTGGTGGTGAACGTGAACGTAGCCGTTCCTCTTGGTCTAAATCAGATAACGGTGGTGATGAAGGACGGGGAACACCAAAACCCAGATTACGGACAACAACTCAACGTGAATCTTCTGTTACACCCAGCCAAAAACTAGGTTCACATAGGGAATAG
- the rimO gene encoding 30S ribosomal protein S12 methylthiotransferase RimO, with the protein MGDKPTIAISHLGCEKNRIDTEHMLGLLVEAGYGVDTNDELADYVIVNTCSFIEAAREESVKTLVELAEANKKVVITGCLAQHFQEQLLEELPEALAVIGTGDYHKIVNVIERVEQGERVKQITPQPTYIADETTPRYRTTTEGVAYLRVAEGCDYRCAFCIIPHLRGNQRSRTIESIVAEAKQLASQGVKEIILISQITTNYGLDIYGKPKLAELLCALGKVDVPWIRMHYAYPTGLTPDVIAAIQEIPNVLPYLDLPLQHSHPEILRAMNRPWQGRVNDTIIESIKTALPSAVLRTTFIVGFPGETQEHFEHLLEFTERHEFDHVGVFTFSPEEGTPAYNLLNQLPQELMVERRDQLMALQQPISLLKNQQEVDKIVDVLIEQENPESGELIGRSGRFSPEVDGQVYVKGDAGLGTIVPVKIHSADAYDLYGQIIMSN; encoded by the coding sequence ATGGGTGACAAACCAACAATAGCCATTTCTCACTTGGGCTGCGAGAAAAACCGAATAGATACAGAACATATGTTGGGTCTGTTGGTAGAAGCAGGTTATGGTGTAGATACAAATGACGAGTTAGCTGATTATGTAATTGTCAATACTTGTAGTTTTATCGAAGCTGCTAGAGAAGAATCGGTAAAAACCTTAGTAGAACTGGCAGAAGCAAATAAAAAAGTCGTTATTACTGGTTGCCTAGCGCAACACTTTCAAGAACAATTATTGGAAGAGTTGCCAGAAGCACTAGCCGTGATTGGCACAGGTGATTACCACAAAATTGTCAATGTCATTGAGCGGGTAGAACAGGGAGAGAGGGTGAAACAAATTACCCCCCAACCTACTTACATAGCGGATGAAACCACACCACGCTACCGAACTACAACCGAAGGAGTAGCTTACCTAAGAGTTGCTGAAGGATGCGATTATCGTTGTGCATTTTGCATTATTCCTCATCTGAGAGGGAATCAGCGATCGCGCACTATTGAATCAATAGTTGCTGAGGCCAAGCAATTGGCAAGTCAAGGGGTAAAAGAAATTATTCTGATTTCCCAAATCACCACCAATTATGGTTTGGATATTTACGGAAAACCAAAGTTAGCGGAATTACTTTGTGCTTTAGGGAAAGTAGATGTACCGTGGATCAGAATGCACTATGCTTATCCTACTGGACTCACACCAGATGTGATAGCGGCAATTCAAGAGATACCAAACGTGCTGCCTTATTTAGATTTGCCCTTGCAACATTCTCATCCAGAAATTCTTCGAGCCATGAACCGTCCTTGGCAGGGAAGAGTGAACGATACAATTATCGAAAGTATCAAAACTGCCCTCCCCTCAGCAGTGCTAAGAACCACATTTATTGTTGGTTTCCCTGGAGAGACACAAGAGCATTTTGAACATTTACTAGAGTTTACCGAGCGACATGAATTTGATCATGTTGGTGTCTTCACCTTCTCACCGGAAGAGGGAACCCCCGCCTACAATTTACTAAATCAATTACCACAAGAATTGATGGTAGAGCGTCGTGATCAACTCATGGCACTCCAACAACCAATTTCCCTCCTCAAAAATCAACAGGAAGTAGACAAAATAGTTGATGTCCTGATTGAGCAAGAAAATCCCGAAAGTGGAGAATTAATCGGCCGTTCCGGCAGATTTTCCCCAGAAGTTGATGGTCAAGTCTATGTTAAAGGCGACGCAGGGCTAGGAACCATCGTGCCAGTAAAGATCCACAGTGCCGATGCCTACGACCTCTATGGTCAAATAATTATGAGTAATTAG
- the btpA gene encoding photosystem I biogenesis protein BtpA, which translates to MDLYQLFKTRTPIIGVVHLLPLPTSPRWGGSLKAVTDRAEQEATALASGGVDGLIVENFFDAPFTKNQVDPAVVSAMTVVVQRIQNLVTLPVGLNVLRNDGKSAMAIASCVRAQFIRVNILTGVMATDQGLIEGEAHQLLRYRRELGSDVKILADVLVKHARPLSSPNLTVAVKDTIERGLADGVILSGWATGSPPNLEDLELACGAAAGTPVFIGSGANWENIGTLMQAANGVIVSSSLKRHDQISQPIDPIRVSQFVEAAHRNWNSKGESKSSSSIKLHS; encoded by the coding sequence GTGGACTTATATCAGCTATTCAAAACTCGAACACCGATTATTGGCGTAGTTCATCTGCTACCCCTACCTACCTCACCCCGTTGGGGTGGTAGTCTGAAAGCAGTAACTGACCGTGCTGAACAAGAAGCAACCGCCCTGGCCAGTGGTGGGGTAGACGGCTTAATTGTAGAAAATTTTTTCGATGCACCCTTTACTAAAAACCAAGTTGATCCAGCCGTTGTCAGTGCTATGACTGTGGTGGTACAGCGAATACAGAATTTAGTAACTTTGCCTGTGGGTTTAAATGTTTTACGGAATGATGGCAAAAGTGCAATGGCGATCGCTAGTTGTGTACGGGCACAATTTATCCGGGTTAACATCCTTACAGGAGTAATGGCCACTGACCAGGGATTAATTGAAGGAGAGGCACATCAATTACTCCGCTATCGTCGGGAACTAGGTTCTGATGTGAAAATCTTGGCTGATGTGTTGGTTAAACACGCGCGTCCTTTAAGTTCACCCAATCTAACAGTTGCTGTCAAAGACACAATAGAAAGAGGTTTAGCTGATGGGGTGATTTTATCAGGTTGGGCTACTGGCAGTCCTCCTAACTTAGAAGACTTGGAACTGGCTTGCGGTGCTGCTGCTGGTACACCAGTGTTCATTGGTAGCGGAGCTAATTGGGAAAATATTGGTACGCTGATGCAAGCAGCAAATGGTGTGATTGTTTCCAGTTCTCTCAAACGCCACGATCAAATTTCCCAGCCTATTGACCCAATTCGTGTCAGTCAATTTGTAGAAGCTGCTCACCGGAATTGGAATTCTAAAGGTGAAAGTAAATCAAGTTCCTCAATAAAATTACATTCTTAG
- a CDS encoding vitamin K epoxide reductase family protein: MIHRRSTPWIHKWSRPLIGAITGLGILNTGYLTFEKLTGGNPVCTTPEGVKGCTDVLSSPWGTVFGQPLALFGLLTYIGMLLLAVAPLALNSVEGNKNRKQIENLTWWLLLVGAITMSVFSGYLMYVLAFQLQALCLYCIASALFAVSILTLTILGRDWEDIGQIFFTALIVGMVTLITTFSIYSDINTSGNIAEPTDGKTVQIFFDAKEEPKPQVGWQITTTSGESEIQLAKHLTQIGAKEYVAWWCPHCHEQKLLFGKEAYKEINHIECASPDNPGTPTQECIAAKIESYPSWVMNGKTYSGVQNLNELAKITGYTGPQNFKYFK; this comes from the coding sequence ATGATTCACCGTCGTTCTACTCCTTGGATTCATAAATGGTCGCGTCCATTGATTGGGGCGATCACTGGGCTTGGTATCCTCAACACAGGTTATCTCACGTTTGAAAAGTTAACAGGAGGTAATCCTGTTTGCACTACTCCAGAAGGTGTTAAAGGTTGTACTGATGTACTTTCTAGCCCCTGGGGTACAGTTTTTGGCCAGCCTTTAGCTCTGTTTGGTTTGCTGACATACATCGGTATGTTGCTCTTGGCTGTAGCTCCCTTGGCTTTGAACTCAGTAGAAGGGAACAAAAATCGAAAACAAATAGAAAATCTGACTTGGTGGTTGCTGCTGGTCGGTGCGATCACTATGTCAGTATTTAGTGGATATTTAATGTATGTCCTAGCATTTCAACTCCAAGCTTTGTGTCTTTACTGTATTGCCTCAGCTTTGTTTGCTGTGAGTATCTTAACTCTCACCATCCTGGGTCGTGACTGGGAAGATATTGGACAAATATTCTTCACTGCTCTAATTGTCGGTATGGTGACACTAATTACTACATTCAGTATTTACTCCGATATAAACACATCAGGGAATATAGCCGAACCCACTGATGGTAAAACCGTACAGATTTTCTTTGACGCCAAAGAAGAACCAAAACCACAAGTAGGCTGGCAAATTACTACTACTTCTGGAGAGTCAGAAATTCAATTAGCAAAACACTTAACCCAAATCGGTGCAAAAGAATATGTTGCTTGGTGGTGTCCTCACTGTCATGAACAAAAGCTACTCTTTGGCAAAGAAGCTTACAAAGAAATCAACCACATTGAATGTGCTTCTCCCGATAACCCTGGCACACCAACACAAGAGTGCATAGCTGCGAAAATTGAAAGTTACCCTTCTTGGGTTATGAATGGTAAAACATACAGTGGTGTGCAGAATTTAAACGAACTGGCAAAGATAACTGGTTATACAGGACCTCAAAACTTCAAGTATTTTAAGTAA
- the nadB gene encoding L-aspartate oxidase: protein MNLLDIPRQFDVLIVGAGAAGLYTALCLPESLRVGLITKDTITLSASDWAQGGIAAAVSPEDSPKLHIADTLKAGAGLCDVKAVKFLAEKAPICIQSLVNLGVAFDRHGNTLALTLEAAHSRHRVLHAADTTGREVTTTLAAQVLLRPNIQVIQQALALSLWIEPETNLCQGISLFYQGKVTWVKADAVVLATGGGGQVFAQTTNPAVSTGDGVAIAWRAGAILRDLEFVQFHPTALTKPGRFLISEAVRGEGAHLVDNEGRRFAFDYHPDGELAPRDVVSRAIFSHLQDTAVDLATAHVWLDMRPIPADKIRHRFPNIINVCQHWGIDVFNEPIPVGPAAHYWMGGIFTDLHNRTNIPGLYAVGETASTGVHGANRLASNSLLECIVFGAQMAHFQDEMLRKGQTTESPSSPNPLSFELSVSDWENQQLQLEAIRKKLPRLVWQTAGICREQSSLENAIATIESWQQDFANLPLSKFLQRLRPQEPASFNLPNIDQQLRLWAETHNLLDVAYLILKSAAFRTESRGGHYRLDYPQLAPEWQVHTTIQNHHWWQSN from the coding sequence TTGAATTTATTAGATATTCCCAGGCAATTTGATGTTTTAATAGTCGGCGCTGGCGCTGCTGGACTATACACAGCACTATGTCTACCAGAATCCTTACGAGTAGGCTTAATTACTAAAGACACTATAACTTTATCTGCCAGTGATTGGGCGCAAGGTGGTATTGCTGCTGCTGTTTCTCCAGAGGATTCACCCAAGCTGCATATTGCAGATACATTAAAAGCCGGAGCGGGTTTGTGTGATGTCAAAGCGGTAAAATTTTTAGCTGAAAAAGCCCCTATTTGTATTCAGTCCTTAGTTAACTTAGGGGTAGCCTTTGACCGTCATGGTAACACCTTGGCTTTAACCTTGGAAGCTGCTCATTCCCGTCATCGTGTTCTTCACGCCGCCGATACCACAGGTAGAGAAGTAACCACAACTCTCGCGGCTCAAGTCTTGCTTCGTCCCAATATCCAAGTTATTCAGCAAGCTTTAGCTTTATCCTTATGGATAGAACCAGAAACCAATCTTTGTCAAGGAATTAGCCTGTTTTATCAAGGTAAGGTTACATGGGTAAAGGCTGACGCTGTAGTTTTGGCAACAGGTGGTGGAGGTCAAGTATTTGCCCAAACTACTAATCCGGCTGTAAGTACAGGTGATGGCGTAGCTATAGCTTGGCGGGCTGGGGCTATCCTCCGCGATTTAGAATTTGTCCAATTTCATCCTACAGCCTTGACAAAACCAGGACGCTTTCTGATCAGCGAAGCTGTACGCGGTGAAGGAGCGCACCTTGTTGATAACGAAGGACGACGTTTTGCTTTTGACTATCATCCAGATGGGGAACTTGCACCGCGAGATGTGGTCAGTAGAGCTATTTTTAGTCATTTACAAGATACAGCCGTTGATCTTGCCACTGCCCATGTCTGGTTAGATATGCGTCCTATCCCTGCTGATAAAATTCGCCATCGGTTTCCTAACATTATTAATGTTTGTCAGCATTGGGGTATTGATGTCTTCAATGAACCGATTCCTGTAGGTCCGGCTGCTCACTATTGGATGGGTGGTATTTTCACAGATTTGCACAATCGTACCAATATCCCTGGTTTATACGCTGTGGGAGAAACTGCCAGTACGGGAGTTCATGGCGCTAATCGCCTCGCCAGTAATTCTCTATTGGAATGTATAGTCTTTGGGGCGCAGATGGCTCATTTCCAGGATGAAATGCTGAGAAAGGGACAAACTACAGAATCTCCATCTTCCCCAAATCCTTTATCTTTTGAGTTATCCGTTAGTGATTGGGAAAATCAACAATTACAACTAGAAGCAATCAGGAAAAAGTTACCCCGTTTAGTCTGGCAAACTGCTGGTATTTGTCGAGAACAATCAAGTTTGGAAAATGCGATCGCTACTATAGAATCTTGGCAACAAGATTTCGCTAATTTACCTTTAAGTAAATTTTTACAACGTTTACGTCCTCAAGAACCAGCAAGTTTCAATTTACCGAATATTGATCAGCAATTGCGACTTTGGGCAGAAACCCACAATTTATTAGATGTAGCTTATTTAATTCTCAAAAGTGCTGCTTTTAGAACTGAAAGCAGGGGGGGACACTACCGTTTAGATTATCCCCAACTAGCTCCTGAGTGGCAAGTCCACACAACTATCCAAAATCATCATTGGTGGCAATCTAACTAA
- the psbU gene encoding photosystem II complex extrinsic protein PsbU, whose amino-acid sequence MKGLVRLLTVFSLLLGCWGWLGTTQTAQAISFSKIALRQVPVLAIARQNKADAKLGTEFGKKIDLNNTNIAAFQQYPGLYPTLAKKIITNAPYKSVEDVLNLPGLSDRQKQTLQANLGNFAVTEYEPNFNEGDDRINNGIYR is encoded by the coding sequence GTGAAAGGATTAGTACGTTTATTAACAGTGTTTAGTTTGTTGCTAGGCTGTTGGGGATGGCTGGGAACAACCCAAACAGCCCAAGCTATCAGTTTTAGCAAAATTGCTTTGCGTCAAGTTCCAGTTTTAGCAATTGCACGTCAAAATAAGGCAGATGCCAAGTTAGGAACTGAATTTGGTAAAAAAATTGATTTGAATAATACCAACATTGCTGCTTTTCAGCAGTATCCAGGGCTTTATCCCACCTTGGCTAAGAAAATCATCACAAATGCTCCTTATAAGAGTGTAGAAGATGTATTAAATCTACCAGGATTAAGCGATCGCCAAAAACAAACCTTACAAGCCAACTTAGGTAACTTCGCCGTCACAGAATACGAGCCGAACTTCAATGAAGGAGATGATCGTATTAATAACGGTATCTACAGATAA
- a CDS encoding DUF3120 domain-containing protein — translation MINNTLSAYTVENSSIDNNLHITETRHRGIKELESTLSLSPFLPSGITWRQTWLVFVAAIFLVTVPVFIEAPLVRSLPTLSLVITGFWIWLSLTLMSRPHTYLWGDLLLGFSWSWFTGAIYWGWLRWEPLWHLPIESLGLPFAIWCLCRNWGKVGNWFYLGSLFGTVLTDIYFYVVDLMPYWREIMRTDADGASGILRNALAQVQTPWGEVWAIILALALLTVGLVSLGKKQKHWYAFGGAVLSTILVDSLFLIAAILT, via the coding sequence TTGATTAATAATACATTGTCTGCTTACACTGTTGAAAACTCATCTATTGATAATAATTTGCATATTACTGAAACTAGGCATAGAGGTATTAAAGAATTGGAGTCCACCCTTTCGTTATCACCCTTCCTTCCCAGTGGAATAACTTGGAGGCAAACTTGGTTAGTATTTGTCGCAGCGATTTTTTTAGTAACCGTACCAGTATTTATAGAAGCGCCACTAGTGCGATCACTACCTACTCTCAGTTTAGTAATCACAGGATTCTGGATTTGGCTGAGTTTGACATTAATGTCACGTCCTCACACCTATCTCTGGGGAGATTTACTCTTAGGATTTAGCTGGAGTTGGTTCACAGGGGCAATTTATTGGGGTTGGTTACGTTGGGAACCCTTATGGCACTTACCCATAGAATCTCTTGGACTACCCTTTGCTATCTGGTGTTTGTGCCGAAATTGGGGCAAAGTCGGTAACTGGTTTTATCTGGGTTCTTTATTCGGCACAGTTTTAACAGATATATATTTTTATGTAGTAGATTTAATGCCCTATTGGCGGGAAATTATGAGAACAGATGCCGATGGAGCTTCAGGAATCTTAAGAAATGCTTTAGCACAAGTGCAAACTCCTTGGGGAGAAGTTTGGGCAATCATTCTGGCCTTAGCACTATTGACCGTCGGGCTGGTATCTTTGGGTAAAAAGCAAAAACATTGGTACGCCTTTGGTGGAGCAGTTTTGAGTACAATTTTAGTAGACAGTTTGTTCTTAATAGCTGCCATTCTTACTTAA
- a CDS encoding IS5 family transposase: MERKSYPTDLTDMDWEILAPLIPPAKEGGHPPTTDMGEICNSIYYHLKTGCQWNMLPGDFPPRSTVYSYYSKWQGQGVWEKFNHTLGGQVRSKLGKSTQPTALAADSQSVNTDQKKGMCMVLTDVKR, translated from the coding sequence ATGGAACGAAAGTCTTACCCCACAGACTTAACTGATATGGACTGGGAAATCCTGGCCCCATTGATTCCACCAGCCAAAGAAGGAGGGCATCCACCCACAACAGATATGGGTGAAATATGTAATTCCATCTATTATCATTTGAAAACTGGATGTCAATGGAATATGCTTCCAGGTGACTTCCCGCCAAGGTCAACGGTATATAGCTATTACAGTAAATGGCAGGGCCAGGGGGTTTGGGAAAAATTCAACCATACATTGGGTGGTCAAGTTCGCTCGAAATTAGGTAAATCAACACAACCTACCGCGCTCGCTGCAGACAGTCAGTCGGTCAACACTGACCAAAAAAAGGGGATGTGTATGGTTTTGACGGATGTAAAAAGGTAA
- a CDS encoding IS5/IS1182 family transposase → MYGFDGCKKVKGRKGQTLVDSLGLVLKVVVSEANAPERILAAYALMELLEEPTELLEKVQVLWVDSGYDSDKFALAVWFLIQAHVEVIGPTEQEFKVLPQPWVVERTFG, encoded by the coding sequence GTGTATGGTTTTGACGGATGTAAAAAGGTAAAAGGAAGAAAGGGGCAAACTTTAGTTGATAGCCTGGGACTTGTGTTGAAAGTTGTTGTTAGTGAAGCGAATGCCCCAGAACGAATACTTGCTGCCTATGCACTAATGGAACTGCTAGAGGAACCCACAGAGTTATTGGAAAAAGTCCAAGTTTTATGGGTTGATTCCGGTTATGACAGTGATAAATTTGCACTTGCAGTTTGGTTCCTGATTCAAGCTCATGTTGAAGTCATAGGACCTACTGAGCAAGAATTTAAAGTTTTACCACAACCCTGGGTAGTAGAAAGAACATTTGGGTAG